ATGAATTCATCAATGCTGCAAGCTCAAAAGGTGTAAGTATTGCAAAGGTTAATGATCCATACTATTGGGGTTCCCGCTATGTTGGAGCAAAACGTATTTTCTCAACTGGAAGCGCAAAAGGTAACTTCCGCGATACTCAAAACAGCTGGATAGCTAAAGATGTAAATGCACTAGCAAATAAAGACATCGTAATAGGTTATTCAAATAACTACTACCGTCCGAACGAAAATATTTCTCGTGCACAAACTGCAACAATTCTTGCTAATACACTTGACTTAAAAATGACAAACCGCAAACAGCCATTTAAGGATGTGACATCATCATCTTGGTCCGTTGGAGCTGTAAATGCCGTAAAGTCTGCTGGGATTTTTGAAGGCAACAATGGTTACTTCATGCCTGACAAAGCTTTAACACGTGCCCAAATGGCATCTGTATTAACAGATGCATTTGATTTGAAAGCCAACTCTTCTTATACATTTAAGGACGTGCCTAAAAACAATTGGGCTGCTGCAGATATTTCTGCTCTTGCTGCTGCAGGTATTACAACGGGATATGATGATGGAACATTTAAACCGAATGAGCCTGTTACACGTGCTCAAATGGCAGCATTCGTAAATCGTGCTGTAAACCGGTAATAGTTTGTAAAGAAAAGAGCTCCCCTCTCT
This window of the Priestia filamentosa genome carries:
- a CDS encoding C40 family peptidase, whose product is MIRRVTLTLISCFALLLSGLLLEPSSSAKAANLTNYDKLLPVAYKYMGVPYRYGGTTASGFDCSGYVRQVYSEVGISLPRTAAQMYGQGTAVSKSNLRVGDLVFFNTSGRGVSHVGIYVGNNEFINAASSKGVSIAKVNDPYYWGSRYVGAKRIFSTGSAKGNFRDTQNSWIAKDVNALANKDIVIGYSNNYYRPNENISRAQTATILANTLDLKMTNRKQPFKDVTSSSWSVGAVNAVKSAGIFEGNNGYFMPDKALTRAQMASVLTDAFDLKANSSYTFKDVPKNNWAAADISALAAAGITTGYDDGTFKPNEPVTRAQMAAFVNRAVNR